The Eremothecium gossypii ATCC 10895 chromosome VII, complete sequence nucleotide sequence TGATGAATCACGTGCCGTCGGATGGAGTCGGGTCCGACTGGGCAATGCCCCGGACGCATGGCTCCATTTAGATATACAACGCATGGGTATAAAAGAAGAGAGCACTGGTTGGCACAAAGTTACTGGCATCACAGGGGCTATACCGCTAGCATAAACCCTTCGCTGCAGGCAAGTGATATTTGCTGCCTAAAAATTTATTGGTACTACTGTGTCCGCTACCTACAGCATACAAGAAATTGACCTTTGAGTGATGTTGAGATCTACCCTACGTGTAACAAGCAGGGCGGCCAGGCCATTGGCAGCGTCCATGGGCAGAAGCAGCGCAGTACAcgccggcgcggccgcgcaggcCAAGCTATACAGCCAGATCCAGATGGGCGCTATGCACGGCCCGGCGTTGCAGCACCTATGTGGACTGCGGTACGCCTCGACGTCAGTGCAGGTGCCACCCATGGCCGAGTCGTTGACGGAGGGTTCGCTCAAGGAGTTCACAAAACAGGTGGGCGAGTATATCGAACAGGACGAGCTTTTGGCGACGATTGAGACGGATAAGATCGACATCGAGGTCAACGCGCCCGTGTCCGGGACTGTTACAAAGTTGAACTTCAAGCCCGAGGACACAGTGACCGTTGGCGAGGAGTTGGCACAGATTGAGGAGGGCGCCGCTCCGGCAGGTGGGCAGAAGCCTGCCGCGAAAGAGGAGACGTCTGCTCCACAGGAAGCCGCTCCGGCGTCGCCTGCGGCAAAGGAGGAGAAGCCACAGGCCGCCAAGCCCGCGCAGGCCGCCCCTGCCAAGGAGCAGCCAAAGCAAGCGGCCGCGCAGAGCTCTACCGTGAGCGCCGGCGCTTCTGTCAGCGGTTTTGCGCGTACTGAGCGCAGGGTGAAAATGAACCGCATGAGGATGAGAATCGCTGAGCGGTTAAAGGAGGCACAGAACACCGCGGCCTCTTTGACCACCTTCAACGAGGTCGACATGTCCGCACTTCTTGAGATGCGCAAGCTGTACAAGGACGAGATCTTGAAAACCAAGGGCGTCAAGTTCGGCTTCATGGGCCTCTTTGCGAAGGCAGTTGCTCTAGCCCAGAAGGAGGTTCCTGCCGTCACCGGTGGGATTGAGGGTGACCAGCTTGTCTACCGCGACTACACCGACATTTCGATCGCTGTTGCAACCCCCAAGGGTCTCGTCACGCCTGTGGTGCGGAATGTCGAGTCTCTCTCCGTCCTAGAGATTGAGCAGGAGATTTCAAGATTGGGCCAGAAGGCCCGTGAGGGGAAGATCACCCTAGAGGACATGGCCGGTGGCAACTTTACCATCTCCAACGGTGGTGTTTTCGGCTCCTTATACGGCACTCCAATCATCAACACCCCACAGACTGCTGTTTTGGGTTTGCACGGCGTAAAAGAGAGACCAGTCACCGTCAATGGCCAGATTGTTTCTAGACCAATGATGTACTTGGCCTTGACTTATGACCACAGAATGCTAGATGGAAGAGAGGGTGTCACGTTCCTAAAGACAATCAAGGAATTGATTGAGGACCCAAGGAAGATGCTCCTTGTTTGAAGTGCAACTATAGGTCTTGCAGGCAAGTGGAACATCGTGTCCAGTTATCCTACACTATTTAGATCCTATATGGAAGCTAGCCGCATGGCCATTTAGAATACATGGGCCTTTAAGTAAACCTGAATATTTATTTCGAATAAGTAGCACGAGGGTATCGATCGAAACATCGGCTTTCGCCATGGCGAGTGGGCAAGGAAAACGCACGACCGGCGCCCATAACGCTCCCCCCCCCCCCGACTACAAAAAGGTACTATCTAGGAACTTCGGTTGTACTCCAGGCGGTAAGTCATCTTTTGATAAGATACCTAACTGCAGAAGGTCTCCGTAGAACAAGCACATTTTCTCAATGGTGTAGGAGACATAATCGAAGGAGTGGATATCTGCACCCTTCGCGGTAGGCTCTTCTACGGCTGAGCAGTCGGTCAGGCAGGAATCAATGCTGTTAATGCTCTCACAATCATCGACGGTGATAATGTACTTCTCGCCCCCGGGGCCAGCTCCTTCAACTGCTACGGCAAGATCTTTGGGTTCATCTAGCTCGCCACTCTGCATAAGCCCCCAGATAGCCCAATGCAGTGAAACACACGGCCTCCATCTCAATATACTGTTGTAGAGCTCACGGACCTTATCGTCAATAGGGTCCTGCTTACTAGCTGACAGGTGGGAAGTGTAGGAATAAATGAAGTTGAGGATCTCCTCCTTCTTCGGAAACTTGTGCTCAAAGGTTTTGTAGGACTCGGCACAGTGGTAGTCTGCCATCCACTCCGATAGGTGGTTAGCAAGATCATATGCAGCGGGGTTCGGTCCAGCATACTCAAAGTCAATCACCACCAGCTTTGAGTCTTGTGACTGATCATGAATGGAGGGCCGGATGATGTCATCCAGAGAGATGTTGCTTTCACTAGGGAATAGCGATCCAGAAACGGGCGTACTAGTCGACGTGCCTACTGAGCTGGTGTCCGTAGCAACAACGGGTGCGGTAAATAGCAAGTTACCGTACTGAGCGTCGTTATGGCAAAACACTAAAGACTGATCCAGCTCCCCAACCGATTTCAGCCACGCGCGGTACCGCTCGAAAACAGCCAAGAACTGCGACCACTCCTGCACAAATAGCGTGCTCTGTAAATTGCCCTTCTTCTGGATCCAGCTCGAATCTCCCATTTTCTTCAGCCACTTGTCGATGCGGGCCAGCACCGTGTAGTGCGTCTTCTCCCAGTCTAGCAGCGGCACCCCACAGTGGAACTCCTTCATCCGCCGTGCAATCCGCTGCGATGTCTTCCAGTCGCGGATATCCTTCTTCGTAAGCGTAGTGGCGTTCTCCAGGAATTGCTCAAAGCGCCCATTCATAAAACATCCGTACAGCGACGGGCCGATGTTTTGGCGCGACAGCCGCGCAAGCGTCTGCAACTCGTAGTCCCGGTCTATGATCgactccacgttcggtcCGTACACTCGAAGCAGCAGGCTCGGCAGCCGCGGGTGCTCCACCTTGAAGATGGCGTTGGTCATGGTCCCCGTGATCATCACTAGCTTCACCTCCTCCGGCGCCACCCGCGTCCCCGGCCGGTACCACTTCGGCACCTGCAGGTTCCATGTCATGTTCACCACGTCCTGCCGCAGATACTCCTCCGGCAGCGATGCGTCCAGCGTCGCCTTCACGTACGGCACTTCGATGTACTGCTGCTTCTCCGATCCAAACGCCAGTCGCAGCAACCCGTCGTCCCCGTCCTCTGCGCGGCCCTCCTCCGCCCGCCCGTCGTGGCTGCGGCCCTCAATGCTGATTGTGCGGATTAGGCGTTGCGACGATTTCACCCTCGGCAGCGACGGCGGCCGCTGCCCACTCCTCGATCGCGACCACGaccgcgccggcgctgtCTTAACCTCACTTCTGGATTTGCGTGCGTCTGGGTGCGGCATTATCACCTGCTCGATTCCCACGCCTGCTAATTAGCGGAAGCTCTGTGGACTACCAGGTAGGCAAAGTTTTGTGGCAGCACCATTTTTAACAAACTGTTTAAGTACTTGTCCATGTGAAAAATGCCGCACATGATATGAAAATCTAGATACGCAGATGCGGCAGAGCATCAAAGTCCCCGATACTCTATATGGATCTGGTCCGGGCGAACTACGCTGCCGACAGCGACTCAGACAGCCAGGGAGAGGAAGACGTATCTTGCCCCTTGCCTGAATATATCTCACACATGTTCCGAAGAGCTGCAACCGCAGGGCTCAGACTGGAGCGGCCGCACGTATACGCATACGCCGACGTGCAGCTCagcgagcagcagcgcggtATTCTTGAGCGGCTTGTGCAGCGCGCTAACAGCGCACGGGTCGAGGCAGAGTTTCAGCCGCTGTTCTATGGACGGCTGCGGGCGCGACGGCCGTTGCACGTGTCGCTGACGCCCGCGCTGCAgttcagcagcgcggcggcggcgacggcgtGCGTGGAGCGGATGCGCGCGGGGCTGGCGGGCGCGGGTGTGCTCGCGACGGCGCTGGAGCGGGCGCCGCGCGTGCTACCAAACTGCGACAGCTCAGTGGCGTACCTtgcgctgccgctggcgcccgcggggcgcgcgcaggccgcGGCGCTGACCGCGCGTCTcggcgccgcgctcgccgcgACACCTGGGGGCCTCACGCCGTACGACAGTGCGGCCTTTGCGGCCGGCGCGCACGTATCGGTCGCGGAGGACTCGCAGAACCCTGGTCTGCTGCGATACGCTCGCGCGAAGGATACTCcaggcgcggcggcgcatCTCGAGCGCATGGAGACACTGCTGCAGGCCAGCGATACGCCGTTGCCTCCGGCGGACGCAGCCGCACTTCAGATCGTGTGCACGGCCGTTCACCTGACGCTCAACGGTCGACTGCAGGCGAGCGTCGCGTTGCGGACGCAACTGCAGCCCATGTAAGCCGAGTAACCTCCTGGCGCTGCAAACAATAGTCGAGGCCTGTGCGTCAGCCTGCTATTATCTCATATTATGTAGGCAAGATCTATTACCCTAAATAGAAAAGGTGGCATGTATTTACTTTTTACCACATGAGGTTAACGGCAGAACAGTCGTACTCATACCAGGCAGGTAGTCTCGGCTACTGGGCTCACGACATTGAAGTTGATCGATGAGGGTCAGCTCCATACTTGCCGTTTTGCATCCAAGTGGGTGGATTAGGGATTGCCTTGAAGGAAAGTACTTTTAGTTGGCGATTCAAGGTTTTCCAGCTTCTTGCTCGTACTGTCCACACAGCAGGGCAAGGACTCGGCACGATAGGCGGAGCTAGAGCCAATAATAAGTTGGTCGATCGCAGAAGGGAACTAGACAATGGCTGGTGAGCCTTGGAGTATTGATCCGACAGCGCTACTGCACACGCATAGCAATACGGGCGGGGATGCGAACGCACGGCAAGGCGAGCGGGTGAGCTTGAACCTGGATTACGCGGCGAAGGACGCGGTGGGCGAGCTGGGACTGGCCGTGGAGGCTGAGTCGGAGTACTTCGAGCTGGGGACGGAAAACTACGAGGACATCGACGAGTTCTTGACGCAGGAGCTGCGGGATCTGGATATCCCGGTAGCCCCGGCGCCGGGGGGATGTGCGGGCCTAGTGGAGCCCCCAGCTTGCTATCCGAAACGGcccgaggaggaggacgtgGGTATTTTTGCCAGCGCGTTGGACTGGACAGCGCTGGAACACGTTGGATCCGATTCGCGAACCGAGCCCGAGCAGTGCGTGGACCGCAGAACAGGCCGGCGGACCCCTAGTGGTACAGCAATATTCGGATTCTCGAGACACAACAAGACCTTAAACATAGGAGCTGGAGGAATTGCGGGCGACGATCCGGAGCGAGGAGAGTTGCTCGACGTGAAGGAGAAGCAGAGCCTGCCAGCCATGAGCAGCTTGATCATCaagcagcaggaggagTTGGGCTTGGCACTGGAGCgccagaaggaaatgaATCGGCAGCTGGAGGAGCAACTAAAGATCACGCAACTTCAGCAGAAGCAGCTTCAGGCGGTGCTCAACCAACAGGAGTCTGCCGGCCGGAAGCTGGGAGGAAACACATCGATCATGACGCCATTGCATCACCCTCAAGAATATGATAGCGTTCTGCTTGCATCAGCTTCCAGGTCGGGTGGTTACACTTTTCCAATCCTAAGcgaggaagaagaagatgatGACAAAGAGCCGCCAGATACCGTCCTGACCGGCTCGCGTGCAACTTTGAATGGGTCTCCCCGGAAACAGTACTTGCCGTTGCAGGAGACCGGTGCGTTGGATACACTCGGTGCTGTTTCTCCTCGCGGCACTGCTATGGATAAATTACCGCCGAAGACTGTGCCTCCAATTTCAATTGAGAGACCGTTGAAGCTCTTTCCCACGGGAGtgcagcaacagcagcaccatcaacagcaacagcagcaacagcaacagcagcaacagcaacagcaacagcagcagcaacatGGTAAACAGCCATGCCTTATCAGACAAACATTTACAGTGGGATCCATTGATTCGGGACTGGGAGATCAAAGTCCACTAAGCCCCCGCCACCAATTGGTCGCTTCATCGCCAAAACTTGCATACGAATCATCGGTCACCCCTGTCTTGCACCGGAACTCCAAATCCTTGTCTTCTACCCCGTCTACTGTCTTCGTCCCAGCTGAACCTGAATCTGAACTTTCAATCACTTCTGGCAAGTTACAACGTCCTACAACGATTGGTCTCGGGTTACACTATCATGATTCTCAACAACCTCTGGTACAGACAACAAATCGACCAGTTTCTATGGGAATGCTCCCCAGTTATAAAAGTAAAGCATTTAGTGGTAAGGAATCGCTTTCGCCTCCAGGATATCCTCAGAAATATCGCTTCCAGCAAACCCCGCTCCGGGATTCGCCGCAACGTGTAATGCCTATAGGTTCCGGGCGGAGTTCAGGATCGTATCCAATGAACCCAAACCTATTTGAAATGATGAAGTCTCCACAACTGAGACCGCCAGGTGGCGCCTACTATACCCATTGTCGAACAAGGTCGGACTCCACCGAATATGCAGAAGATAGGGTCCCAGAATTTGTGCATGCAAAGAGTCCATCACCAATTCTCCTCTCCCAAGAGAAATTTGATAAGACGCATCAATTCCATGGTGTTTCGGGCACTCTAGGAGGTAGTGTAATGAATGGGGTGGGATGCAAGAAAGTCTTTGATGGACACCGTCCGCCAGGTCAATATATGGGGCAATCTTCCATATACAGCCCCGAACGCTCGTCGCCAATGAAGAAGGCGAGTAACTTGCCGCAAGGTGAAATTGACCAGTACATAAAGAAGCTCCAGGATAAGACTTTCCAATGCTTATATCCGGAATGCGGCAAGCTTTTTAACAGGCGTTATAATATTCGATCGCACATCCAGACGCATTTGGAGGATAGACCGTTCCGTTGCGACCACGAGGGCTGCACGAAGGCATTTGTCCGCAACCACGACCTGATAAGACATAAAAAAACACACGCAGAAAAAACGTTTACTTGCCCATGCGGCAAGAAATTCAGTCGTGAAGATGCGTTGCTCACTCACCGGACCAGAATGATATGCGTGGGCGGCAAAAAATTTGATAATATCGTAATCAAGAAGTCCCCGAGGAAGCGTGGCAGACCTAAGAAAGAAGGCAGTAGTGCACATAACAGCCCGGTAAAAGATGTTCTTGCAAGAGATTACTCCGGCACTGTCACTCTCAAAATGGAGAAACAGCTTCAGAAGGAGCCAGTTAATCCTGACCTACTGCAGGTTCCAGGTTCCACTCCCAAAGCAAAAATTACTATGACCCCAGTCGCACTACGTGGATTTATAACAAGTCCGTAGAAAGTATTTCCTGTTAGCCAGTATTCTAGGATATTGTTGATTTTTGATAAATGATACGTAAACGAACCCCAAGACAGCCAAGACAGCCACAGCCTACTTATGATAAGTAGAAACAATAGCGCTGTCACAGATGACGACAATTGACTTTACGTAAGTACCTCCCCCATTACGTATACTGTCTAGTCGAGCAGCACATCTATGCCAGTAAGGTAGATATCATTGAGAATCTTAATGGACACCAGCACTGCCAAATTAATGGTGCATGCAATTTGCCAATCTAGTTACTCCCGATGAAAGCAACATTATTACAAATCTCTAAATCAGTGCAAGAATTCCCTATTGATGACTTTTTTTGAAGTGGTAACTCTTTCTGGAGTAATGGGGTGCAAATATTCAACTATATATATATAGATAGATAGATAGATAGATAGATATGTAGATATTTACCTAATAGCTTACTGATTCTTATGCAAGTATGTACCAGGCTCAGTAGGCTCACTAGACTCATAGCACTGTGCTATAAAGGATGTTCGACTTCTAAATCTCGGACCTTTTTGCTTTATATAAAAATTATTATTTTTTACATTAAAAAGTTGGGAAGAGACGCTTCTTTGAGTGGACTTTCTCCTTCGCTAATTGATCATATTCATCGTTGAAATCGTAGTTATGGTTAACGTTCCAGTGGTTCCTTACGAATTTCAGACCCTGGATATTGAAGCCAAGGTCATCGACATGAGAGCGCAGTGCGGCCCTCAGTTGATCTTTCACTCTATTGATTTGCATTTTCAACTCTTCATTTTTCTGCGAAACGAGCTCCTTATGGTTGGATCGCACAACAAAGATCAGGATTTTGCACAGCAATGGTAGCTGTTTGTGCAAGATAACATCATTCTTGATTGCAATGTCAATAAACTTCAGAAACTTCAGAACATATGAGAAGGGAAGGACTAGGAGAGCATCCTCTAGCTGAGATGGTTTGATTTTCGACAATGTTTCCATCACGTAGGCCTCGGGTGTCTTATCCAGGGCGGCAAGGATAGCATTAGTTTGTGGTTTCGTAGGCTGGTCGCCTAATTTTTTATTCCACAATTTCATTTGCTGTTCATATTTCTCCCATGCATCAATTTCAGTTATGCCCAAATCCAAAGCTTCCATGAGCCTTTCACCAGCTTTTAAGGACTCAATAGTTTGCTTATGCACTTCAGTGGACTCGACACCCGCAGTTTCATCTCCATTATTGGAGATAAAAGCATCATCACCGGAGCCGCCCTCTAGGGAAGTCAATAGAGTTTTTTCATATTGCTCTTCCAATTCTTTTTCCCTCTCTTCTTCTAGGAAAACTTGATCTTCAGTTTCTTCCCAAACCCTAATACTACGATCATGGGAAACAGACACGACAGCCTGGCCATCGCTTGATACTGCAAGGGCCCACACCTCACCTTGGTGCCCATATAGCTTCTGGATACAGTCAAAGCTATTGCCGTCCCAGTACTTTACCGTTCCATCTTTACTGCAACTAAAGAAATTATGACTTTCAGGTAGAAATTTGACGTTCATGATAGAGTCCTGGTGTGCAAACAACGATTTATGACAGTCACCAAAATCTAGGCCCCATATCTTAATGTTTTTGTCTGCAGATGATGTGATAATCAGTTTTGAGTCATGAGAAATATCCATAGAAAGAACAGGAAGTTTGTGACCATATAAACTTAAGAAGAACTTCATTGAATCCAAAAAGAATACCTTCACAGTGTTGTCTAACAAAGAGACAGCCAAAAACCTGTCTTCTGGGGAAATCTTGACACACAAAAGATCCTCTCCGAGGTCAAGAGTTGTGTCATGAATTAACTTCATTTTAGGAACAAACTTGTCTAGGGTTCCCGCTACTAGTTCCTGCTCGACTTTGAAATCCCAAAATTTGACAGTCTTGTCTGCGGACGCAGTCACTAGCCTCTTCCCATCACTAGTTAGGTCTAAAGACCAGATTGCAGCGGTGTGTGCCTCTTCAATATTTTCTAGCATAGTAGAAGATGCGAGATCAAATAGCTGAAGTTGGCCCGCTCTTGTACCCAGAATAACCAAGGCGCCACCTGGTAAAAACTTACAGCATAAAGCATAGCCACAGTCAAGATTGCGGATACAAGTTTTAGTCTTGATGTTCCAGACCTTTAGGTTTCCATTTGAAGCAGTTGCTAGTAGCTTATCATCGCTACTGATGTCTGCAGCACGTAGATCAGTCCTATGGCCCGGCGATTCGATACTATGCAATTTGATCGCAGTAGGCTGGAGCGGTTCCTTCTTTTTGTATGGGATTGAGTAGTACTCTATAGTGTTGTTTGCAGTCGTGATCACCAGTTCCAATTTAGATGGGGTACAGACCGTCCATGAAGATGCTTTTAGCTTAAATAGGGACCTTACGAGTTGGAAAGGATGCAAAAGTAAGTTCGCATACGAGTTACGGAAGCTTTCTTGAATTTCCTCATCACTCATACCTTTTTCCTTGAATCTTTTCTCTCTCTTTTTCAGCGCCTTCGCTATCTCTGTTTCGGATCTAATTCTAAATATCTCCATAGTTTTGTCGGAATTCAGCGAGTAGAAGAAAGTTGTCCCATCTGCCACTGTAGTAAAGCTTAATTCGGTGCACCTCTGTTTGCTTTGTTTTTCGTAACTTCCCTTTTCAAGCAGCATACTGCCATTGGGTCTTTCGAGGTCTAGTTCCCAAAGTTTTATCTCAGACTCTGCATTTGCAGTTATGACCATATTGTCTTTGACTGCAAGAGACCAGCATTCTCCTGTATGGGCCATATGAGTCTCCACACATTGGTGAACCTTCATGTCCCACAATTTGATCAACCCATCCTTAGACACACTAATCAGCCAGTCATCATTCTCACACCATATACCAGTAATTGCATCCTTGTGAGACCGCAATTTACACAGCCCTGTCTCGGCCACAAGATCCCATAAGATTATGGTGGCGTCACGCGAACCCGATATTAGCCTGGTCCCAGTCTGGTCAAATCTTAGAATTGTTATAGCAGAGCTGTGGCTGTGGAAAACGATCAGCACGGTCTGTGTTTGCATATCCCAAATTTTGATCGTACCATCCGCATATCCCACCGCTAAGATGAAAGTCTCCTCGTGATATTGCAAGTAGGTCGCTTCTGCTGGTTTTTCTGCCTTAGTATCAATCGCTCCAGGCGGTAGACCATCCCGCATAGTTTTGAGAAGTTCGCCAGTCTTGATTTCCCAGCATTTGACCTCTTCGAGAGCGCCGGTGATTACTTGGCCCGGTGAATTTTTCGCCTGAGACGGTAACCACACACAGTTGCTGTTTGCGGTAACCACGCCAAACACATCTGCCTGTTCAAAACGCTGGTATGACTTAACCATGGCGCCCTTTCCCTCAATATGTCTTCTACTAGCACTAAATATCCTCTGCTCGAGATGCGATGAGCTTCAAAATTTTTACAGATAATAATCAAAAAAGAAACGCGCAAATAtttatcacgtgatagaTACTACAAGATGCCACATTTAAAGATTGCTTGCTGTATGATTAAGTTGATACGGTATACTATATTAATTACCAGTTGTTTATTTCTTGTTTGATTCAGTTGCGACAGCTGCTGCGTTTGCCGAGCCTGTGGTCACATTGGCCGTTGTAGCTGGCGCAAGTTTCGCCGCCCTTGCAGAAGAGATTCCCTGTAACTTCTGGCTATATGCGGGTGTAGGGTTCCACTTCTTGGTACTTCTAATCTCGTCTGCAGCATAACCCGGTATTCTAATGTTCCAGTTTCTTTCTAAATGCAATTGAATGTCTCTTACGTCTAGGTTATCAGATTT carries:
- the DIP2 gene encoding snoRNA-binding rRNA-processing protein DIP2 (Syntenic homolog of Saccharomyces cerevisiae YLR129W (DIP2)), translated to MVKSYQRFEQADVFGVVTANSNCVWLPSQAKNSPGQVITGALEEVKCWEIKTGELLKTMRDGLPPGAIDTKAEKPAEATYLQYHEETFILAVGYADGTIKIWDMQTQTVLIVFHSHSSAITILRFDQTGTRLISGSRDATIILWDLVAETGLCKLRSHKDAITGIWCENDDWLISVSKDGLIKLWDMKVHQCVETHMAHTGECWSLAVKDNMVITANAESEIKLWELDLERPNGSMLLEKGSYEKQSKQRCTELSFTTVADGTTFFYSLNSDKTMEIFRIRSETEIAKALKKREKRFKEKGMSDEEIQESFRNSYANLLLHPFQLVRSLFKLKASSWTVCTPSKLELVITTANNTIEYYSIPYKKKEPLQPTAIKLHSIESPGHRTDLRAADISSDDKLLATASNGNLKVWNIKTKTCIRNLDCGYALCCKFLPGGALVILGTRAGQLQLFDLASSTMLENIEEAHTAAIWSLDLTSDGKRLVTASADKTVKFWDFKVEQELVAGTLDKFVPKMKLIHDTTLDLGEDLLCVKISPEDRFLAVSLLDNTVKVFFLDSMKFFLSLYGHKLPVLSMDISHDSKLIITSSADKNIKIWGLDFGDCHKSLFAHQDSIMNVKFLPESHNFFSCSKDGTVKYWDGNSFDCIQKLYGHQGEVWALAVSSDGQAVVSVSHDRSIRVWEETEDQVFLEEEREKELEEQYEKTLLTSLEGGSGDDAFISNNGDETAGVESTEVHKQTIESLKAGERLMEALDLGITEIDAWEKYEQQMKLWNKKLGDQPTKPQTNAILAALDKTPEAYVMETLSKIKPSQLEDALLVLPFSYVLKFLKFIDIAIKNDVILHKQLPLLCKILIFVVRSNHKELVSQKNEELKMQINRVKDQLRAALRSHVDDLGFNIQGLKFVRNHWNVNHNYDFNDEYDQLAKEKVHSKKRLFPTF
- a CDS encoding C2H2-type zinc finger protein (Syntenic homolog of Saccharomyces cerevisiae YDR146C (SWI5) and YLR131C (ACE2)); this translates as MAGEPWSIDPTALLHTHSNTGGDANARQGERVSLNLDYAAKDAVGELGLAVEAESEYFELGTENYEDIDEFLTQELRDLDIPVAPAPGGCAGLVEPPACYPKRPEEEDVGIFASALDWTALEHVGSDSRTEPEQCVDRRTGRRTPSGTAIFGFSRHNKTLNIGAGGIAGDDPERGELLDVKEKQSLPAMSSLIIKQQEELGLALERQKEMNRQLEEQLKITQLQQKQLQAVLNQQESAGRKLGGNTSIMTPLHHPQEYDSVLLASASRSGGYTFPILSEEEEDDDKEPPDTVLTGSRATLNGSPRKQYLPLQETGALDTLGAVSPRGTAMDKLPPKTVPPISIERPLKLFPTGVQQQQHHQQQQQQQQQQQQQQQQQQQHGKQPCLIRQTFTVGSIDSGLGDQSPLSPRHQLVASSPKLAYESSVTPVLHRNSKSLSSTPSTVFVPAEPESELSITSGKLQRPTTIGLGLHYHDSQQPLVQTTNRPVSMGMLPSYKSKAFSGKESLSPPGYPQKYRFQQTPLRDSPQRVMPIGSGRSSGSYPMNPNLFEMMKSPQLRPPGGAYYTHCRTRSDSTEYAEDRVPEFVHAKSPSPILLSQEKFDKTHQFHGVSGTLGGSVMNGVGCKKVFDGHRPPGQYMGQSSIYSPERSSPMKKASNLPQGEIDQYIKKLQDKTFQCLYPECGKLFNRRYNIRSHIQTHLEDRPFRCDHEGCTKAFVRNHDLIRHKKTHAEKTFTCPCGKKFSREDALLTHRTRMICVGGKKFDNIVIKKSPRKRGRPKKEGSSAHNSPVKDVLARDYSGTVTLKMEKQLQKEPVNPDLLQVPGSTPKAKITMTPVALRGFITSP
- the USB1 gene encoding phosphoric diester hydrolase (Syntenic homolog of Saccharomyces cerevisiae YLR132C (USB1)); protein product: MDLVRANYAADSDSDSQGEEDVSCPLPEYISHMFRRAATAGLRLERPHVYAYADVQLSEQQRGILERLVQRANSARVEAEFQPLFYGRLRARRPLHVSLTPALQFSSAAAATACVERMRAGLAGAGVLATALERAPRVLPNCDSSVAYLALPLAPAGRAQAAALTARLGAALAATPGGLTPYDSAAFAAGAHVSVAEDSQNPGLLRYARAKDTPGAAAHLERMETLLQASDTPLPPADAAALQIVCTAVHLTLNGRLQASVALRTQLQPM
- a CDS encoding choline/ethanolamine kinase (Syntenic homolog of Saccharomyces cerevisiae YLR133W (CKI1) and YDR147W (EKI1)), giving the protein MPHPDARKSRSEVKTAPARSWSRSRSGQRPPSLPRVKSSQRLIRTISIEGRSHDGRAEEGRAEDGDDGLLRLAFGSEKQQYIEVPYVKATLDASLPEEYLRQDVVNMTWNLQVPKWYRPGTRVAPEEVKLVMITGTMTNAIFKVEHPRLPSLLLRVYGPNVESIIDRDYELQTLARLSRQNIGPSLYGCFMNGRFEQFLENATTLTKKDIRDWKTSQRIARRMKEFHCGVPLLDWEKTHYTVLARIDKWLKKMGDSSWIQKKGNLQSTLFVQEWSQFLAVFERYRAWLKSVGELDQSLVFCHNDAQYGNLLFTAPVVATDTSSVGTSTSTPVSGSLFPSESNISLDDIIRPSIHDQSQDSKLVVIDFEYAGPNPAAYDLANHLSEWMADYHCAESYKTFEHKFPKKEEILNFIYSYTSHLSASKQDPIDDKVRELYNSILRWRPCVSLHWAIWGLMQSGELDEPKDLAVAVEGAGPGGEKYIITVDDCESINSIDSCLTDCSAVEEPTAKGADIHSFDYVSYTIEKMCLFYGDLLQLGILSKDDLPPGVQPKFLDSTFL
- the KGD2 gene encoding dihydrolipoyl transsuccinylase (Syntenic homolog of Saccharomyces cerevisiae YDR148C (KGD2)) encodes the protein MLRSTLRVTSRAARPLAASMGRSSAVHAGAAAQAKLYSQIQMGAMHGPALQHLCGLRYASTSVQVPPMAESLTEGSLKEFTKQVGEYIEQDELLATIETDKIDIEVNAPVSGTVTKLNFKPEDTVTVGEELAQIEEGAAPAGGQKPAAKEETSAPQEAAPASPAAKEEKPQAAKPAQAAPAKEQPKQAAAQSSTVSAGASVSGFARTERRVKMNRMRMRIAERLKEAQNTAASLTTFNEVDMSALLEMRKLYKDEILKTKGVKFGFMGLFAKAVALAQKEVPAVTGGIEGDQLVYRDYTDISIAVATPKGLVTPVVRNVESLSVLEIEQEISRLGQKAREGKITLEDMAGGNFTISNGGVFGSLYGTPIINTPQTAVLGLHGVKERPVTVNGQIVSRPMMYLALTYDHRMLDGREGVTFLKTIKELIEDPRKMLLV